A genomic window from Cricetulus griseus strain 17A/GY chromosome 4, alternate assembly CriGri-PICRH-1.0, whole genome shotgun sequence includes:
- the Bbs4 gene encoding Bardet-Biedl syndrome 4 protein isoform X1: MLGKIHLLEGDLDKAIEIYKKAVEFSPENTDLLTTLGLLYLQLGVYQKAFEHLGNALTYDPANYKAILAAGSMMQTHGDFDVALTKYRVVACAIPESPPLWNNIGMCFFGKKKYVAAISCLKRANYLAPFDWKILYNLGLVHLTMQQYASAFHFLSAAINFQPKMGELYMLLAVALTNLEDTENAKRAYAEAVRLDKCNPLVNLNYAVLLYNQGDKKGALAQYQEMEKKVNFLKDNSTLEFDSEMVEMAQKLGAALQVGEALVWTKPVKDPKSKHRTNSASKSAALQQPLGSNQALGQAMSSAAAYRKLPSGAVGAQLTKPPSLPLEPEPESTVEASPTEASEQKKEK; the protein is encoded by the exons ATGCTGGGGAAGATCCACTTACTGGAGGGAGACTTGGACAAAGCCATTGAGATCTACAAGAAAGCAGTAGA GTTCTCGCCAGAAAATACAGACCTTCTTACAACTTTAGGATTACTCTACTTACAG CTCGGTGTTTACCAGAAGGCATTTGAACATCTTGGGAATGCACTGACTTACGACCCTGCCAACTACAAG GCCATCTTGGCAGCAGGCAGCATGATGCAGACCCATGGGGACTTTGATGTTGCCCTCACCAAATACAGAGTTGTAGCTTGTGCTATTCCAGAAAGTCCTCCACTTTGGAATAACATTggaatgtgtttctttggcaagAAGAAATACGTGGCA GCTATCAGCTGCCTAAAACGAGCCAATTACTTGGCACCCTTCGATTGGAAGATTCTGTACAATCTGGGCCTTGTCCATTTGACTATGCAGCAGTATGCATCAGCATTCCATTTTCTCAGTGCAGCCATCAACTTCCAGCCAAAGATGGGGGAACTCTACATGCTCTTGGCTG TGGCTCTGACCAATCTGGAAGATACAGAAAATGCCAAGAGAGCTTACGCAGAAGCTGTCCGCCTGGATAA ATGTAACCCTTTAGTAAACCTGAACTATGCTGTGCTGCTGTATAACCAGGGTGACAAAAAGGGTGCCCTGGCCCAGTACCAGGAGATGGAGAAGAAGGTCAACTTTCTCAAGGACAATAGTACTCTGGAATTTGACTCTGAG AtggtggagatggctcagaagttgggAGCTGCCCTCCAGGTTGGAGAGGCACTGGTCTGGACCAAACCAGTCAAAGATCCAAAGTCAAAGCACCGCACCAATTCAGCCAGCAAATCTGCTGCTCTCCAGCAGCCTTTGGGCTCCAATCAAGCTCTAGGACAGGCGATGTCTTCAGCAGCTGCATACAGGAAGCTCCCTTCAG GTGCTGTAGGAGCCCAGCTCACAAAGCCACCATCGCTTCCATTGGAGCCAGAGCCAGAGTCCACTGTGGAGGCAAGTCCAACAGAAGcatcagaacaaaagaaagaaaaatag
- the Bbs4 gene encoding Bardet-Biedl syndrome 4 protein isoform X3 has product MAEEKLRMAVIKEQLQETQGLCEYAIYVQALIFRLEGNIQESLELFQTCAVLSPQCADNLKQVARSLFLLGKHKAATEVYNEAAKLNQKDWEICHNLGVCYTYLKQFSKAQDQLHSALQLNKHDLTYIMLGKIHLLEGDLDKAIEIYKKAVEFSPENTDLLTTLGLLYLQLGVYQKAFEHLGNALTYDPANYKAILAAGSMMQTHGDFDVALTKYRVVACAIPESPPLWNNIGMCFFGKKKYVAAISCLKRANYLAPFDWKILYNLGLVHLTMQQYASAFHFLSAAINFQPKMGELYMLLAVALTNLEDTENAKRAYAEAVRLDKCNPLVNLNYAVLLYNQGDKKGALAQYQEMEKKVNFLKDNSTLEFDSEMVEMAQKLGAALQVGEALVWTKPVKDPKSKHRTNSASKSAALQQPLGSNQALGQAMSSAAAYRKLPSGAVGAQLTKPPSLPLEPEPESTVEASPTEASEQKKEK; this is encoded by the exons GCTGTGATCAAAGAACAGCTTCAGGAGACTCAGGGGTTATGTGAATATGCTATCTATGTCCAAG CACTGATTTTCCGCCTGGAAGGAAATATCCAAGAATCCCTGGAACTCTTTCAGACATGTGCTGTTCTCAGCCCTCAGTGTGCTGATAATCTCAAGCAGGTGGCCAGATCTTT ATTTCTTCTGGGAAAACATAAAGCCGCCACTGAAGTTTATAATGAAGCAGCCAAACTTAACCAGAAAGATTGG gAGATCTGCCATAACCTGGGAGTGTGCTATACTTATCTAAAGCAGTTCAGCAAG GCACAAGACCAATTGCACAGTGCCCTCCAGCTTAACAAGCATGACCTGACTTACATAATGCTGGGGAAGATCCACTTACTGGAGGGAGACTTGGACAAAGCCATTGAGATCTACAAGAAAGCAGTAGA GTTCTCGCCAGAAAATACAGACCTTCTTACAACTTTAGGATTACTCTACTTACAG CTCGGTGTTTACCAGAAGGCATTTGAACATCTTGGGAATGCACTGACTTACGACCCTGCCAACTACAAG GCCATCTTGGCAGCAGGCAGCATGATGCAGACCCATGGGGACTTTGATGTTGCCCTCACCAAATACAGAGTTGTAGCTTGTGCTATTCCAGAAAGTCCTCCACTTTGGAATAACATTggaatgtgtttctttggcaagAAGAAATACGTGGCA GCTATCAGCTGCCTAAAACGAGCCAATTACTTGGCACCCTTCGATTGGAAGATTCTGTACAATCTGGGCCTTGTCCATTTGACTATGCAGCAGTATGCATCAGCATTCCATTTTCTCAGTGCAGCCATCAACTTCCAGCCAAAGATGGGGGAACTCTACATGCTCTTGGCTG TGGCTCTGACCAATCTGGAAGATACAGAAAATGCCAAGAGAGCTTACGCAGAAGCTGTCCGCCTGGATAA ATGTAACCCTTTAGTAAACCTGAACTATGCTGTGCTGCTGTATAACCAGGGTGACAAAAAGGGTGCCCTGGCCCAGTACCAGGAGATGGAGAAGAAGGTCAACTTTCTCAAGGACAATAGTACTCTGGAATTTGACTCTGAG AtggtggagatggctcagaagttgggAGCTGCCCTCCAGGTTGGAGAGGCACTGGTCTGGACCAAACCAGTCAAAGATCCAAAGTCAAAGCACCGCACCAATTCAGCCAGCAAATCTGCTGCTCTCCAGCAGCCTTTGGGCTCCAATCAAGCTCTAGGACAGGCGATGTCTTCAGCAGCTGCATACAGGAAGCTCCCTTCAG GTGCTGTAGGAGCCCAGCTCACAAAGCCACCATCGCTTCCATTGGAGCCAGAGCCAGAGTCCACTGTGGAGGCAAGTCCAACAGAAGcatcagaacaaaagaaagaaaaatag
- the Bbs4 gene encoding Bardet-Biedl syndrome 4 protein isoform X2 has product MAEEKLRMKTQVPESQKPRPKKALEFPIVERLNWLIHLHYIRKDYEACKAVIKEQLQETQGLCEYAIYVQALIFRLEGNIQESLELFQTCAVLSPQCADNLKQVARSLFLLGKHKAATEVYNEAAKLNQKDWEICHNLGVCYTYLKQFSKAQDQLHSALQLNKHDLTYIMLGKIHLLEGDLDKAIEIYKKAVEFSPENTDLLTTLGLLYLQLGVYQKAFEHLGNALTYDPANYKAILAAGSMMQTHGDFDVALTKYRVVACAIPESPPLWNNIGMCFFGKKKYVAAISCLKRANYLAPFDWKILYNLGLVHLTMQQYASAFHFLSAAINFQPKMGELYMLLAVALTNLEDTENAKRAYAEAVRLDKCNPLVNLNYAVLLYNQGDKKGALAQYQEMEKKVNFLKDNSTLEFDSEMVEMAQKLGAALQVGEALVWTKPVKDPKSKHRTNSASKSAALQQPLGSNQALGQAMSSAAAYRKLPSGAVGAQLTKPPSLPLEPEPESTVEASPTEASEQKKEK; this is encoded by the exons GCTGTGATCAAAGAACAGCTTCAGGAGACTCAGGGGTTATGTGAATATGCTATCTATGTCCAAG CACTGATTTTCCGCCTGGAAGGAAATATCCAAGAATCCCTGGAACTCTTTCAGACATGTGCTGTTCTCAGCCCTCAGTGTGCTGATAATCTCAAGCAGGTGGCCAGATCTTT ATTTCTTCTGGGAAAACATAAAGCCGCCACTGAAGTTTATAATGAAGCAGCCAAACTTAACCAGAAAGATTGG gAGATCTGCCATAACCTGGGAGTGTGCTATACTTATCTAAAGCAGTTCAGCAAG GCACAAGACCAATTGCACAGTGCCCTCCAGCTTAACAAGCATGACCTGACTTACATAATGCTGGGGAAGATCCACTTACTGGAGGGAGACTTGGACAAAGCCATTGAGATCTACAAGAAAGCAGTAGA GTTCTCGCCAGAAAATACAGACCTTCTTACAACTTTAGGATTACTCTACTTACAG CTCGGTGTTTACCAGAAGGCATTTGAACATCTTGGGAATGCACTGACTTACGACCCTGCCAACTACAAG GCCATCTTGGCAGCAGGCAGCATGATGCAGACCCATGGGGACTTTGATGTTGCCCTCACCAAATACAGAGTTGTAGCTTGTGCTATTCCAGAAAGTCCTCCACTTTGGAATAACATTggaatgtgtttctttggcaagAAGAAATACGTGGCA GCTATCAGCTGCCTAAAACGAGCCAATTACTTGGCACCCTTCGATTGGAAGATTCTGTACAATCTGGGCCTTGTCCATTTGACTATGCAGCAGTATGCATCAGCATTCCATTTTCTCAGTGCAGCCATCAACTTCCAGCCAAAGATGGGGGAACTCTACATGCTCTTGGCTG TGGCTCTGACCAATCTGGAAGATACAGAAAATGCCAAGAGAGCTTACGCAGAAGCTGTCCGCCTGGATAA ATGTAACCCTTTAGTAAACCTGAACTATGCTGTGCTGCTGTATAACCAGGGTGACAAAAAGGGTGCCCTGGCCCAGTACCAGGAGATGGAGAAGAAGGTCAACTTTCTCAAGGACAATAGTACTCTGGAATTTGACTCTGAG AtggtggagatggctcagaagttgggAGCTGCCCTCCAGGTTGGAGAGGCACTGGTCTGGACCAAACCAGTCAAAGATCCAAAGTCAAAGCACCGCACCAATTCAGCCAGCAAATCTGCTGCTCTCCAGCAGCCTTTGGGCTCCAATCAAGCTCTAGGACAGGCGATGTCTTCAGCAGCTGCATACAGGAAGCTCCCTTCAG GTGCTGTAGGAGCCCAGCTCACAAAGCCACCATCGCTTCCATTGGAGCCAGAGCCAGAGTCCACTGTGGAGGCAAGTCCAACAGAAGcatcagaacaaaagaaagaaaaatag